The Vicia villosa cultivar HV-30 ecotype Madison, WI linkage group LG1, Vvil1.0, whole genome shotgun sequence genome includes a region encoding these proteins:
- the LOC131644808 gene encoding large ribosomal subunit protein eL38z/eL38y-like, translating to MGFLVKQVQEVRERLELGFISATFLLSTAYITFPSFPLLSPSLGTMPKQINEIKDFLLTARRKDARSVRIKRSKDVVKFKVRCSKYLYTLCVFDVEKADKLKQSLPPGLSVQDL from the exons ATGGGCTTTCTTGTCAAACAAGTCCAAGAAGTAAGAGAGCGACTAGAATTAGGGTTTATCAGCGCCACTTTTCTACTTTCTACAGCTTACATCACATTTCCTTCCTTCCCTTTGCTCTCACCGTCGCTTGGAACTATG CCTAAGCAAATCAACGAGATTAAGGATTTCCTTCTCACTGCCAGAAGGAAGGATGCTAGGTCAGTGAGAATCAAGAGGAGCAAGGATGTCGTTAAGTTCAAGGTCAGATGTTCCAAGTACCTCTACACACTCTGTGTGTTTGATGTTGAGAAAGCCGACAAGTTGAAGCAATCACTTCCTCCAG GTTTGAGTGTTCAAGACCTTTAA
- the LOC131644807 gene encoding uncharacterized protein LOC131644807, with translation MACSVAFNNKNLEISFFVFKPTIVIIDDLVHVLKLFSLSAENLGCVQSSIFRSIHGNMIIWYGAWQKQSNKEKELLTSTLKSMLAKVSAMAKLIDHNFLEAYAGESIDGSSTANLTTGDIISINTADTPSRKDLDNLSYAVLALFRSRFAKMEGVTSGLCLKGQTRPIVVCIHVWKSLHFCYSWILNSDHRKWMMPYLERFSIDMKYDIFKVVYVSGDNVVDVNYVSHHQMLENGKGSIERQIMQN, from the exons ATGGCATGTTCTGTGGCTTTTAACAACAAGAATTTGGAAATAAGTTTCTTTGTTTTCAAACCAacaattgtgattatagatgaTCTTGTTCATGTTCTCAAACTATTCTCCTTAAGTGCTGAAAACCTTGGTTGTGTTCAAAGCTCCATATTTAGAAGCATCCATGGAAATATG ATTATATGGTATGGAGCATGGCAGAAGCAATCCAACAAAGAAAAAGAGCTTCTAACCTCAACTCTT AAATCAATGCTAGCCAAAGTATCAGCCATGGCTAAATTAATTGACCATAATTTCCTTGAAGCATATGCTGGAGAATCAATAGATGGTTCATCAACTGCAAATCTAACAACTGGAGACATAATATCTATAAACACAGCAGACACACCTAGTAGAAAGGACCTTGATAACCTTTCCTACGCCGTGTTAGCTTTATTCAGATCGCGCTTTGCGAAAATGGAAGGTGTAACTTCAGGTCTGTGTTTGAAAGGACAAACTAGACCAATTGTTGTTTGCATTCATGTGTGGAAGTCTCTTCATTTTTGCTACTCGTGGATTCTTAACTCGGATCACAGGAAATGGATGATGCCTTATCTTGAACGATTCTCGATTGATATGAAGTATGATATTTTCAAAGTAGTGTATGTTAGTGGTGACAATGTTGTTGATGTTAATTATGTTTCTCATCATCAAATGTTAGAAAATGGGAAAGGGAGTATAGAAAGACAGATTATGCAGAATTGA